One genomic window of Candidatus Limnocylindria bacterium includes the following:
- a CDS encoding PspC domain-containing protein, with product MENIRTTPRLYRSATDKAIAGVCGGLAHYFNIDPALVRLAFVVFALAGGASVLLYIVLWIAVPVGEGSPAVALGERGHEVLATVLIAIGALWLLANLGAFTFINWRFAWPLVLVAAGVALLLRRVRP from the coding sequence ATGGAGAACATCAGAACCACGCCACGGCTGTATCGCAGCGCCACGGACAAAGCGATCGCGGGTGTCTGCGGCGGGCTCGCGCACTACTTCAACATCGACCCGGCACTCGTCCGCCTGGCCTTCGTCGTGTTCGCACTGGCCGGCGGCGCATCGGTCCTTCTGTACATCGTGCTCTGGATCGCCGTCCCGGTCGGCGAGGGCTCCCCGGCGGTCGCGCTCGGTGAGCGGGGACACGAGGTGCTGGCCACGGTCCTCATCGCGATCGGTGCCCTGTGGCTGCTCGCGAACCTCGGCGCGTTCACGTTCATCAACTGGCGCTTCGCCTGGCCGCTGGTCCTGGTCGCGGCGGGTGTCGCACTTCTGCTCAGGAGGGTACGGCCATGA